The genomic segment GAGCGGCGGATCCGACGTGAGAAGAGGGATCCGGACCGCCCGGGCGCCCAGCTTCTCGATGAAACGCGCGGTGTTCCCCGACACGCTCGAGAAGTAGACCAGCAGGGGCGCGTCTGTCGCGACGCGCTGCGTCACGACAGACATCGATCAGGCCAGTCGCGACGCGAGTTCGTCGATCTTGTCGGGACGGAAGCCCGACCAGTGGTCCTCATCGGTGATGACGACCGGCGCCTGGAGATAGCCCAGCGCCTTGACCTGCTCGAGGGCCGCGGGGTCCTCCGAGAGGTCGTGGATCTCGTACTCGATCCCCTTGGAATCGAGCGCCCGATAGGTCGCCGTGCACTGCACGCACGCGGGCTTGGTGTAAACCGTGATCGCCATGTCGATTCCGTCTCCTCAGTGCTCCCCCGGTGGCATCCGGTGCGATTCTCCGGCAGTCCCCCCGCCGGGAGTCCAATACTACATATGGGTACCGACATCCGATAGCACCACAAGGGCTAGTAGTTACATCCGTGTGATTTTCCACCGCTCTCCCCACGTACAACACAGGTTGTCCACCGATTCATCCACAGCCGGCGAAGCCTGGAAAACACCTGATTC from the Microbacterium atlanticum genome contains:
- the nrdH gene encoding glutaredoxin-like protein NrdH, with the protein product MAITVYTKPACVQCTATYRALDSKGIEYEIHDLSEDPAALEQVKALGYLQAPVVITDEDHWSGFRPDKIDELASRLA